One genomic segment of Caldimonas brevitalea includes these proteins:
- a CDS encoding DUF1501 domain-containing protein: MHHHDSSRRQFLRRASALSLAGSAASPFALNLATLGAAAAQTAPGDYKALVCIFLFGGNDTYNTVLATDAASWENYNKVRQGSGDAIALRAPGTSPVPGAAVMSPDRLGGVLALTPATVQTGRSFALHPLLGSAQALFNTHQRLAVVANVGPLLRPTSKAQYAASNHPKPAKLFSHNDQQSTWQALAPEGATAGWGGRMADLLHAGNGSQSLFTSISANGNNVWLAGREVMQYQVGGNGAIRLAVDSNRRLFDSAVAGAALERIVTTSRSGHLLEQAYVDTTRRSIEAERALGAALGAGVVAPYGTPGMNGQNDPLLQYDNPATGAKAANPLAQQLQIVARMIGAAGNLGLRRQVFFVGLGGFDTHDFQNRNHGDLMARLSHGLAYFDSVLAGIGMQDKVTTFTASDFGRTFTSNGDGTDHGWGAHHFVMGGAVRGGDVYGRFPVYGLSNGRNDFTSDNQVGNNGALLPEISVDQYAATMGRWFGLSDGQLLDIFPNLTQFDASRRNLGFMLA, from the coding sequence ATGCATCACCACGATTCGTCGCGCCGCCAGTTCCTGCGCCGCGCCAGCGCCCTGTCTTTGGCCGGCTCGGCCGCCTCGCCGTTTGCCCTCAACCTCGCCACGCTCGGCGCCGCCGCGGCCCAGACCGCGCCTGGCGACTACAAGGCGCTGGTCTGCATCTTCCTGTTCGGCGGCAACGACACCTACAACACGGTGCTCGCCACCGACGCGGCGTCATGGGAGAACTACAACAAGGTGCGCCAGGGCAGCGGCGACGCCATCGCCCTGCGTGCCCCCGGCACGTCGCCGGTGCCCGGCGCGGCCGTGATGTCGCCCGACCGCCTCGGCGGTGTGCTCGCGCTGACGCCCGCCACCGTGCAGACGGGCCGCAGCTTCGCGCTGCACCCCTTGCTCGGGTCGGCACAGGCGCTGTTCAACACGCACCAGCGCCTGGCCGTCGTGGCCAACGTGGGCCCGCTGCTGCGGCCCACCAGCAAGGCGCAGTACGCCGCCTCCAACCATCCCAAGCCGGCCAAGCTGTTTTCGCACAATGACCAGCAATCGACCTGGCAGGCGCTGGCGCCCGAAGGGGCCACCGCCGGCTGGGGCGGCCGCATGGCCGACCTGCTGCACGCCGGCAACGGCAGCCAGTCGCTGTTCACCAGCATCTCGGCCAACGGCAACAACGTCTGGCTGGCCGGCCGCGAGGTGATGCAATACCAGGTCGGCGGCAACGGCGCGATCCGCCTCGCCGTCGACTCGAACCGTCGCTTGTTCGATTCGGCCGTGGCCGGCGCGGCGCTCGAGCGCATCGTCACCACCTCGCGCTCGGGCCATCTGCTCGAGCAGGCCTACGTCGACACCACACGTCGTTCCATCGAAGCCGAGCGGGCCCTCGGCGCGGCGCTGGGCGCCGGTGTCGTCGCACCCTACGGCACCCCGGGCATGAACGGGCAGAACGACCCGCTGCTGCAGTACGACAACCCCGCCACCGGCGCCAAGGCCGCCAACCCGCTCGCCCAGCAGTTGCAGATCGTCGCCCGCATGATCGGCGCGGCCGGCAATCTGGGCCTGCGCCGCCAGGTATTTTTTGTAGGCCTGGGCGGTTTCGACACGCACGACTTCCAGAACCGCAACCACGGCGACCTGATGGCCCGTTTGTCGCACGGCCTGGCGTACTTCGACAGCGTGCTGGCCGGCATCGGCATGCAGGACAAGGTCACCACCTTCACCGCCTCCGACTTCGGGCGCACCTTCACCAGCAACGGCGACGGCACCGACCACGGGTGGGGCGCGCACCATTTCGTGATGGGCGGCGCGGTGCGCGGCGGTGACGTCTACGGCCGCTTCCCCGTCTACGGGCTGAGCAACGGGCGCAACGATTTCACGAGCGACAACCAGGTCGGCAACAACGGCGCGCTGCTACCGGAGATCTCGGTCGACCAATATGCCGCGACGATGGGGCGCTGGTTCGGCCTGAGCGACGGCCAGTTGCTCGACATCTTCCCCAACCTGACCCAGTTCGACGCCTCGCGTCGCAACCTCGGCTTCATGCTCGCCTGA
- a CDS encoding efflux RND transporter permease subunit, translating into MSSKFFIERPIFAAVLSIIIVLAGLVSLKILPIAQYPEIAPPTVTITATYPGASAETLAKTVAGPIEEQLSGVENLLYFGSSSSSNGQTVITATFEVGTDVDKATFNVNNRVQLAAPRLPDEVRRNGVVVAKRSNNFLLVVGLNSPKGTYDSLFLSNYATQNVLDELKRIPGAADVQIFGARDYSMRLWLQPDRMAQLGVTTADIAAAVNGQNAQYAAGKIGAEPAPKGQDLVYTVTAQGRLVAPEQFGDIIVRATGPNGVLRLKDVARIELGAQSYDASNSVNGQPAIALAVFLQSGANALDVGDAVKARMAELKRDTFPEDVDYLIPYDTTRFVSASISEVVKTVIEAAVIVLLVVFVFLQTWRATLIPMLAVPVSLIGTFAGLWLFGFSINTLTLFAMVLAIGIVVDDAIVVLENVERLMREEKMSAFAASIEAMREVSGAVVGIVLVLCAVFIPVAFMGGIAGQLYRQFAVTVAIAVVLSGVVALTLTPALCALLLQPHHDGVTRSERFFAPFNRFFDWTTRRYLGGVNLVLKRRIAAVFAFLLMVAAAGWMLNKVPSSFVPGEDQGYIIGAVVLPDGATLERTSRTTEQLRLMNSGNEAIEHFFIVNGFDLIGGGSKSNAATIFVPMKSWDKRQQTAQELAQQMSGMGFGLNDGIAFAFNPPAIQGLGQAGGFEVYVQGRTESDPKRLAEVTQEFIAALSKHPALTGINTFYRPTVPQLKVEVDREKALALGVPVNEVFNALQAQMGSLYVNDFNRSGRTYRVTMQADAPYRSKPEDLGRLYVRSITSGNMIPLKALIRVDTVTGAEQIERYNSYIAAKVMGSAKPGFSSGDAIAAVEQVARETLPPGYGYEWTSQAFQEKRTGSASIFAFGFALVMVYLILAALYERWGVPMAVVLAVPFALTGALLFVMLRGMENDIYFQIGLVVLIGLAAKNAILIAEFAMQGMEHGKSAAEAAREAARLRFRPIVMTSLAFVFGVLPLMLATGAGAAARQSMGTGVVGGMLIATFVAPIFVPLFFALLARKPRPQHSHQPGATEEVPV; encoded by the coding sequence ATGTCTTCGAAGTTTTTCATCGAACGGCCGATCTTCGCGGCGGTCCTGTCCATCATCATCGTGTTGGCAGGGCTGGTCTCGCTGAAGATCCTGCCGATCGCGCAATACCCCGAGATCGCACCGCCGACGGTGACGATCACCGCCACCTATCCCGGTGCCTCGGCCGAAACTTTGGCCAAAACCGTTGCGGGCCCCATCGAGGAACAACTGTCGGGCGTCGAGAACCTGCTGTATTTCGGCTCCAGTTCTTCGTCCAACGGCCAGACCGTCATCACCGCCACCTTCGAGGTCGGCACCGACGTTGACAAGGCCACGTTCAACGTCAACAACCGCGTGCAGCTGGCCGCGCCGCGCCTGCCCGACGAGGTGCGGCGTAATGGTGTGGTGGTGGCCAAGCGGTCCAACAACTTCCTGCTGGTGGTGGGCCTGAACTCGCCCAAGGGCACCTACGACTCGTTGTTTCTGTCGAACTACGCCACGCAGAACGTCCTCGACGAACTCAAGCGCATCCCCGGCGCCGCCGACGTGCAGATCTTCGGCGCCCGAGACTATTCGATGCGCTTGTGGCTGCAGCCCGACCGGATGGCGCAGCTGGGTGTGACCACGGCCGACATCGCCGCCGCGGTGAACGGACAGAACGCCCAGTACGCCGCCGGCAAGATCGGCGCCGAGCCGGCGCCCAAAGGCCAGGACCTGGTCTACACCGTCACCGCACAAGGCCGGCTGGTGGCGCCCGAGCAGTTCGGCGACATCATCGTGCGTGCCACCGGGCCCAACGGTGTGCTGCGCCTGAAGGACGTCGCCCGCATCGAGCTGGGTGCGCAGAGCTACGACGCCTCCAACAGCGTCAACGGCCAGCCGGCCATCGCGCTGGCGGTGTTCCTGCAGTCGGGCGCCAACGCGCTCGACGTCGGCGACGCGGTCAAGGCGCGCATGGCCGAGCTCAAGCGCGACACCTTCCCCGAAGACGTCGACTACCTGATCCCCTACGACACCACACGTTTCGTGTCGGCGTCGATCAGCGAGGTGGTCAAGACGGTGATCGAAGCGGCCGTGATCGTGCTGCTGGTGGTGTTCGTGTTCCTGCAGACCTGGCGCGCCACCCTGATCCCGATGCTGGCGGTGCCGGTGTCGCTGATCGGCACCTTCGCCGGGCTGTGGCTGTTCGGCTTCTCGATCAACACGCTGACACTGTTCGCGATGGTGCTGGCGATCGGCATCGTGGTTGACGATGCCATCGTCGTGCTCGAGAACGTCGAGCGCTTGATGCGCGAAGAGAAGATGAGCGCCTTCGCGGCGTCCATCGAGGCGATGCGCGAGGTCTCCGGTGCGGTCGTCGGCATCGTGCTGGTGCTGTGCGCGGTGTTCATCCCGGTGGCTTTCATGGGCGGCATCGCCGGCCAGTTGTATCGCCAGTTCGCCGTCACGGTGGCGATCGCGGTGGTGCTGTCGGGCGTGGTCGCGCTGACGCTGACGCCGGCGCTGTGCGCCTTGCTGCTCCAGCCGCACCACGACGGCGTGACGCGCAGCGAGCGCTTCTTCGCGCCGTTCAACCGCTTCTTCGACTGGACGACGCGGCGCTACCTGGGGGGTGTCAATCTTGTCCTCAAGCGGCGCATTGCGGCGGTGTTCGCGTTCCTGCTGATGGTGGCGGCGGCGGGCTGGATGCTCAACAAGGTGCCCAGCAGCTTCGTGCCGGGCGAGGACCAGGGCTACATCATCGGTGCCGTGGTGCTGCCCGACGGCGCCACGCTGGAGCGCACCAGCCGCACGACTGAGCAGCTGCGGCTGATGAACAGCGGCAACGAGGCCATCGAGCACTTCTTCATCGTCAACGGCTTCGATCTGATCGGCGGCGGCAGCAAGAGCAACGCCGCGACCATCTTCGTGCCGATGAAGTCCTGGGACAAGCGTCAGCAAACCGCCCAGGAGCTGGCGCAACAGATGAGCGGCATGGGTTTTGGCCTCAACGACGGCATCGCCTTCGCGTTCAATCCGCCGGCCATCCAGGGGCTGGGGCAGGCGGGCGGCTTCGAGGTCTACGTGCAGGGCCGCACCGAGTCGGACCCCAAGCGGCTGGCCGAAGTGACCCAGGAGTTCATCGCGGCCTTGTCCAAGCATCCTGCGCTGACTGGGATCAACACCTTCTACCGGCCCACCGTGCCGCAGCTGAAGGTCGAGGTCGACCGCGAGAAGGCGCTGGCGCTGGGCGTGCCCGTCAACGAAGTGTTCAATGCGCTGCAGGCGCAGATGGGCTCGCTCTACGTCAACGACTTCAACCGGTCGGGCCGCACCTATCGTGTGACGATGCAGGCCGACGCGCCGTATCGTTCCAAGCCTGAAGACCTGGGCCGGCTTTATGTGCGCTCGATCACCAGCGGCAACATGATCCCGCTGAAGGCACTGATCCGCGTCGACACGGTCACCGGGGCCGAGCAGATCGAACGCTACAACTCCTACATCGCGGCCAAGGTGATGGGCAGCGCCAAGCCGGGCTTCAGCTCCGGCGACGCGATCGCCGCGGTGGAGCAGGTGGCTCGCGAAACGTTGCCGCCCGGCTACGGCTACGAGTGGACCAGCCAGGCCTTCCAGGAAAAGCGCACTGGCAGCGCATCGATCTTCGCCTTCGGGTTCGCGCTGGTGATGGTCTATCTGATCCTGGCCGCGCTCTACGAACGCTGGGGGGTGCCGATGGCGGTGGTGCTGGCGGTGCCGTTCGCGCTGACCGGTGCGCTGCTGTTCGTGATGCTGCGGGGCATGGAGAACGACATCTACTTCCAGATCGGCCTGGTGGTGCTGATCGGCCTGGCGGCCAAGAACGCCATCCTGATCGCCGAGTTCGCGATGCAGGGCATGGAGCACGGCAAGAGTGCGGCCGAAGCGGCGCGTGAAGCGGCGCGGCTGCGCTTCCGTCCCATCGTGATGACCTCGCTGGCCTTCGTCTTCGGCGTGTTGCCGCTGATGCTGGCCACCGGGGCCGGCGCCGCGGCGCGGCAGTCGATGGGCACCGGCGTGGTGGGCGGCATGTTGATCGCCACCTTCGTCGCACCGATCTTCGTGCCCCTGTTCTTCGCACTGCTGGCCCGCAAGCCGCGCCCGCAGCACAGCCACCAACCTGGTGCCACCGAGGAGGTTCCGGTATGA
- a CDS encoding efflux RND transporter periplasmic adaptor subunit, with protein MLCRHPSRLLVVSAVAVAALLSACGQKNGDAQAQDHGAGGPPQAMPVAVRQVALQTVPITLEAVGQAEGSKEVEVRARVGGLIERQLYQEGERIKAGAPLYRIERAPFEIALQQARANLAQQQAQLEQARREAQRLKPLAEQQAISQREYDDAASGLRLAEAALAAAQAQVREAELNLSYTSVTAPISGISGRSQRSQGALVTPGADSLLTTVIQTDPLWVRFSFSESELSQLRGGRNAQVRLLDANGKPLATQGRLNFAGSSVDPRVGTVQLRAEFPNPDLTILPGQFVRAQVVAGEVQAFVVPKAAVMQTDQGSMVWTVRDGKATPTPVQVGTWNGGDWVVRSGLNAGDQVIVDNLMKLRPGAPVQPAAPQGAVPAAAGASAAAPASAGSAAPAASAQ; from the coding sequence ATGCTCTGCCGTCATCCGTCGCGTCTGCTGGTCGTCTCGGCGGTCGCTGTCGCGGCATTGCTGTCCGCCTGTGGCCAGAAGAACGGTGATGCCCAAGCGCAGGATCACGGCGCCGGCGGGCCGCCGCAGGCCATGCCGGTCGCCGTCCGCCAGGTCGCGCTGCAGACCGTGCCGATCACGCTCGAAGCCGTCGGCCAGGCCGAAGGCTCGAAAGAAGTCGAAGTGCGCGCACGTGTCGGCGGGCTGATCGAGCGCCAGCTGTACCAGGAAGGCGAGCGCATCAAGGCCGGTGCGCCGCTCTACCGCATCGAGCGTGCCCCGTTCGAGATCGCCTTGCAGCAGGCGCGCGCCAACCTCGCGCAGCAGCAGGCCCAGCTCGAACAGGCGCGCCGCGAGGCCCAGCGTCTGAAGCCGCTGGCCGAACAGCAGGCGATCAGCCAGCGCGAGTACGACGACGCCGCTTCCGGGCTGCGGCTGGCCGAAGCCGCATTGGCCGCGGCCCAAGCGCAGGTGCGCGAGGCGGAGCTGAACCTGTCCTACACCTCGGTCACCGCGCCGATCAGCGGCATCAGCGGCCGGTCTCAGAGATCGCAGGGCGCCTTGGTCACGCCCGGCGCCGACAGCCTGCTGACCACCGTGATCCAGACCGACCCGCTGTGGGTGCGGTTCTCGTTCTCGGAGTCGGAGCTGTCACAGCTGCGCGGCGGGCGTAACGCCCAAGTGCGTCTGCTCGATGCCAATGGCAAGCCGCTGGCGACACAAGGGCGGCTCAACTTCGCCGGCTCCAGTGTCGACCCCCGCGTGGGCACCGTGCAATTGCGCGCCGAGTTTCCTAACCCCGATCTCACCATCCTGCCCGGCCAGTTCGTGCGGGCGCAGGTGGTGGCCGGTGAGGTGCAGGCCTTTGTGGTGCCCAAGGCGGCCGTGATGCAGACCGACCAGGGCAGCATGGTCTGGACCGTGCGCGACGGCAAAGCCACGCCGACGCCGGTGCAGGTTGGCACCTGGAACGGCGGCGACTGGGTGGTGCGCAGCGGCTTGAACGCTGGCGACCAGGTGATCGTCGACAACCTGATGAAGCTGCGGCCGGGCGCACCGGTGCAGCCGGCGGCGCCTCAGGGTGCGGTCCCCGCCGCTGCCGGCGCCTCGGCTGCCGCACCCGCGTCCGCCGGGTCCGCTGCACCGGCCGCTTCGGCCCAGTGA
- the metH gene encoding methionine synthase: MSEHTTPSAAAAVAPMRLSGLEPVTIGAGHLFVNIGERTNVTGSKAFARMILNGQFEEALSVARQQVENGAQVIDVNMDEAMLDSQAAMVRFLNLIAGEPEIARVPIMIDSSKWSVIEAGLKCIQGKGIVNSISMKEGEAEFRRQAKLIKRYGAATVVMAFDEQGQADTFQRKIQICERAYRILVDEVEFPPEDIIFDPNIFAIATGIEEHDNYAVDFINATRWIKQNLPGAKVSGGVSNVSFSFRGNEPVREAIHTVFLYHAIQAGMDMGIVNAGMVGVYDDLDADLRERVEDVVLNRRPDSTERLLEIAEQVKGAAKDDSAKLAWRNADVDERLSHALIHGITDFIVADTEEVWQRIRARGGRPLHVIEGPLMAGMNVVGDLFGAGKMFLPQVVKSARVMKQAVAHLVPYIEEEKRQVAAAGGDVKAKGKIVIATVKGDVHDIGKNIVTVVLQCNNFEVVNMGVMVPCQDILSKAKAEGADIIGLSGLITPSLEEMQYVASEMQRDDYFREKKLPLLIGGATTSRVHTAVKIAPKYEGPVVYVPDASRSVNVCSELLSDERAARYLDELKADYEKVRQQHANKKATPLVSLAQARANKTPIDWSAYTPPKPKVIGRRVFKNYDLAEIAQYIDWAPFFQTWDLAGAFPAILNDDVVGESARRVYSDGQRMLKRIIEGRWVTANAVIGLYPARQVNDDDIELYADEARTQPLMTWHGLRMQSERPVVDGVRRPNRCLADFVSPLGNDYVGLFAVTAGLGVEKKERAFLDDLDDYSAIMFKALADRLAEALAECMHHRVRTDLWGYAADERLDSAALIAEQYQGIRPAPGYPACPDHTVKREMFRVLACDEIGMELTESLAMTPAASVSGFYLSHPEATYFNVGKIGPDQVADWAARSGQAAAEVERSLSALL, encoded by the coding sequence ATGTCCGAACACACCACTCCCTCTGCCGCTGCTGCCGTTGCGCCGATGCGACTGTCCGGTCTCGAACCGGTCACCATCGGGGCCGGCCATCTGTTCGTCAACATCGGCGAACGTACCAACGTCACCGGCTCCAAGGCCTTCGCGCGAATGATCCTCAACGGCCAGTTCGAAGAGGCCTTGAGCGTCGCCCGGCAGCAGGTCGAAAACGGCGCCCAGGTCATCGACGTCAACATGGACGAGGCGATGCTGGACAGCCAGGCGGCCATGGTGCGATTTTTGAACCTGATTGCCGGCGAGCCGGAGATCGCGCGCGTGCCGATCATGATCGACTCGTCCAAATGGAGCGTCATCGAGGCCGGCCTGAAGTGCATCCAGGGCAAGGGCATCGTCAACTCGATCTCGATGAAAGAGGGCGAAGCCGAGTTCCGCCGCCAGGCCAAGCTGATCAAACGCTACGGCGCGGCCACGGTCGTGATGGCGTTCGACGAGCAAGGCCAGGCCGACACCTTCCAGCGCAAGATCCAGATCTGCGAGCGGGCCTACCGCATCCTGGTCGACGAGGTCGAGTTCCCGCCCGAAGACATCATCTTCGACCCCAACATCTTCGCGATCGCGACCGGCATCGAAGAGCACGACAACTACGCCGTCGACTTCATCAACGCCACCCGCTGGATCAAGCAGAACCTGCCGGGCGCCAAGGTGAGCGGCGGCGTCAGCAACGTCAGCTTCAGCTTCCGCGGCAACGAGCCGGTGCGCGAGGCGATCCACACGGTGTTCCTGTACCACGCGATCCAAGCCGGCATGGACATGGGCATCGTCAACGCCGGCATGGTCGGCGTCTATGACGACCTCGACGCCGACCTGCGCGAGCGTGTCGAAGACGTCGTGCTGAACCGGCGCCCCGACTCGACCGAGCGCCTCCTCGAGATCGCCGAACAAGTGAAGGGCGCGGCCAAGGACGACAGCGCCAAGCTGGCCTGGCGCAACGCTGACGTCGACGAGCGCTTGAGCCATGCGCTGATCCACGGCATCACCGACTTCATCGTGGCCGACACCGAAGAGGTGTGGCAACGCATCCGCGCCCGCGGCGGCCGGCCGTTGCACGTCATCGAAGGCCCCTTGATGGCCGGCATGAACGTGGTCGGCGACCTGTTCGGCGCCGGCAAGATGTTCTTGCCCCAGGTGGTCAAGTCGGCCCGCGTGATGAAGCAGGCGGTGGCGCACCTGGTGCCTTACATCGAGGAAGAAAAACGCCAGGTGGCCGCGGCCGGCGGCGACGTCAAGGCCAAGGGCAAGATCGTCATCGCGACCGTCAAGGGCGACGTGCACGACATCGGCAAGAACATCGTCACCGTCGTGCTCCAGTGCAACAACTTCGAAGTCGTCAACATGGGCGTGATGGTCCCGTGCCAGGACATCCTCTCGAAGGCCAAGGCCGAGGGTGCCGACATCATCGGCCTGTCGGGCCTGATCACGCCCAGCCTGGAGGAGATGCAGTACGTCGCCAGCGAGATGCAGCGGGACGACTACTTCCGTGAGAAGAAGCTGCCCTTGCTGATCGGCGGCGCCACCACCAGCCGCGTGCACACCGCGGTCAAGATCGCACCCAAGTACGAAGGGCCGGTGGTGTACGTGCCCGACGCGTCGCGCAGCGTCAACGTCTGCAGCGAGTTGCTGAGCGACGAGCGGGCCGCCCGCTACCTCGACGAGCTGAAGGCCGACTACGAAAAGGTGCGGCAGCAGCACGCCAACAAGAAGGCCACGCCGCTCGTCAGCCTGGCCCAGGCCCGCGCCAACAAGACCCCGATCGACTGGTCGGCCTACACGCCGCCCAAGCCCAAGGTCATCGGTCGCCGCGTGTTCAAGAACTACGACCTGGCCGAGATCGCCCAATACATCGACTGGGCGCCTTTCTTCCAGACCTGGGACCTGGCCGGCGCCTTCCCCGCCATCCTGAACGACGACGTCGTCGGCGAGTCGGCGCGCCGCGTCTACAGCGACGGCCAGCGCATGCTCAAGCGCATCATCGAAGGCCGCTGGGTCACCGCCAATGCCGTGATCGGCCTCTACCCCGCACGCCAGGTCAACGACGACGACATCGAGCTGTATGCAGACGAAGCCCGCACCCAGCCCTTGATGACCTGGCACGGCCTGCGCATGCAGAGCGAGCGGCCGGTGGTCGATGGCGTGCGCAGGCCCAACCGCTGCCTGGCCGACTTCGTGTCGCCGCTCGGCAACGACTATGTCGGCCTGTTCGCCGTCACGGCCGGGCTTGGCGTCGAGAAGAAGGAGCGGGCCTTCCTCGACGATCTGGACGACTACTCGGCCATCATGTTCAAGGCGCTCGCCGACCGGCTCGCCGAGGCGCTGGCCGAGTGCATGCACCACCGGGTGCGCACGGATCTCTGGGGTTACGCGGCCGACGAACGACTGGACAGCGCCGCGTTGATCGCCGAGCAATACCAGGGCATCCGCCCCGCGCCGGGCTACCCGGCCTGCCCGGACCACACCGTCAAACGCGAGATGTTCCGCGTGCTGGCGTGCGACGAGATCGGCATGGAGCTGACCGAGAGCCTGGCAATGACCCCCGCCGCCAGCGTCAGCGGCTTTTACCTGTCGCACCCGGAGGCCACCTATTTCAACGTCGGCAAGATCGGGCCCGACCAGGTGGCCGACTGGGCCGCTCGCAGCGGGCAGGCGGCGGCGGAGGTCGAGCGCTCCTTGTCAGCCTTGCTGTAG
- a CDS encoding TetR family transcriptional regulator: protein MARRTKEEAEQTRRQILAAARETFHSRGVGNTSLEHIAQAAGLTRGAIYWHFANKEQLFKAMCQEVTIPLVDQMDYTLLQDPHADPLQRVANFLMQFVAALSQNSSLLSTMEILNFKCEFVGELARDLTDYIERNEECLAKLQQAYLAASRAQQLRPGLTPKLAALETLVFLTGLLRLRLLGVPAFQKCPELKALIAAHVDSRRLCLKSAG from the coding sequence ATGGCGCGCCGCACCAAAGAGGAAGCTGAGCAAACCCGGCGCCAGATCTTGGCCGCCGCCCGCGAAACGTTTCACAGCCGAGGCGTGGGCAACACCAGCCTCGAGCACATCGCGCAAGCCGCAGGCCTGACGCGCGGTGCCATCTATTGGCACTTCGCCAACAAGGAACAGTTGTTCAAGGCCATGTGCCAGGAGGTCACCATCCCGCTGGTCGACCAGATGGACTACACCTTGCTGCAGGACCCGCACGCCGACCCCTTGCAACGGGTCGCGAACTTCCTGATGCAGTTCGTCGCCGCGCTGTCGCAGAACAGCAGCTTGCTGTCGACGATGGAGATCCTGAACTTCAAATGCGAGTTCGTCGGCGAGCTGGCGCGGGACCTGACCGACTATATCGAACGCAACGAAGAGTGCCTGGCGAAGCTACAGCAGGCGTATCTCGCGGCCAGTCGCGCGCAACAGCTGCGCCCGGGCCTGACACCCAAGCTGGCGGCGCTCGAGACCCTGGTGTTCCTGACCGGCTTGCTGCGGCTGCGCTTGCTGGGCGTTCCCGCCTTCCAGAAATGCCCCGAGCTGAAGGCCTTGATCGCGGCCCATGTGGACAGCCGCCGGCTGTGTTTGAAATCGGCCGGGTAA
- a CDS encoding DUF1800 domain-containing protein, translating to MKPLTSAWAALRRPRRLHALSLCLLLAACGGSDGDRDDTPEREQPVAEMPPTRQEAARFLTQASFGPTEREVETLMQIGYHGWLDEQFRRGNGWAHRQYWDSVDATLKSQDPNRSAGQREVLDTFWKRAVEGDDQLRQRVAYALSQIFVISMVDGNVAERPRGVAGYMDTLAEHAFGNYRDLLEAVARHPMMGIYLSHLRNQKEDPTTGRVPDQNFAREVMQLFSIGLNRLNPDGTPVLGAQGRPQESYNSDDIVGLSRVFTGFSWYSTRSDDACFHGWSQCQDPDRLWRTMRAYPKFHSVLDKRFLGRTAPASADPEASLDAALDTLYQHPNVGPFIGKQLIQRLVTSNPSPRYVARVTAAFNNNGAGVRGDMRAVVKAVLLDPEARAANAAADPGYGKLREPVLRLSAFLRAFGARSASGSYLIGSTDNPGSQLGQTPMRSPSVFNFYRPGYVPPNTRLAEAGQVAPEMQITHETTVAGYANFMLDVVRNGVGQHGLDYRAPKRDVQLDFSRELLLVERPAELVERLNQLLVCGQMGGTLRDEIRQAVESIPIPVLNATRTNQEAIDKAKAKRVQAAVFLALVSPEFIAQK from the coding sequence TTGAAACCGCTCACTTCCGCATGGGCCGCGCTACGCCGCCCGCGTCGGCTGCACGCGCTGTCGCTTTGCCTGCTGCTGGCCGCTTGCGGCGGCAGCGACGGCGACCGTGACGACACGCCGGAGCGCGAGCAGCCGGTGGCCGAAATGCCGCCGACGCGCCAGGAGGCCGCCCGCTTCCTGACCCAGGCCAGCTTCGGCCCCACCGAGCGCGAGGTCGAGACGCTGATGCAGATCGGCTACCACGGCTGGCTCGACGAGCAGTTTCGCCGCGGCAACGGCTGGGCACACCGGCAATACTGGGACAGCGTCGACGCCACCCTGAAGAGCCAGGACCCCAACCGCAGCGCCGGCCAGCGCGAAGTGCTCGACACCTTCTGGAAGCGCGCGGTCGAAGGCGACGACCAGCTGCGCCAGCGCGTCGCCTATGCCTTGTCGCAGATCTTCGTGATCTCGATGGTCGACGGCAACGTGGCCGAACGCCCGCGCGGTGTGGCCGGCTACATGGACACCCTGGCCGAACACGCCTTCGGCAACTACCGCGATCTGCTGGAAGCGGTGGCCCGCCATCCGATGATGGGCATCTACCTGTCGCACCTGCGCAACCAGAAGGAAGACCCGACCACCGGCCGCGTGCCCGACCAGAACTTCGCCCGCGAAGTGATGCAGCTGTTCTCGATCGGCCTGAACCGCCTCAACCCCGACGGCACTCCGGTGCTCGGCGCGCAGGGCCGGCCGCAGGAGAGCTACAACAGCGACGACATCGTTGGTCTGTCGCGCGTCTTCACGGGTTTCAGCTGGTACAGCACCCGCAGTGACGACGCCTGTTTCCATGGTTGGTCGCAGTGTCAGGACCCGGACCGGCTGTGGCGCACGATGCGCGCCTACCCCAAGTTCCACTCGGTGCTCGACAAGCGTTTCCTGGGTCGCACCGCGCCGGCGTCCGCCGATCCCGAGGCCAGCCTCGATGCTGCGCTCGACACGCTCTACCAACACCCCAACGTCGGCCCCTTCATCGGCAAGCAGCTGATCCAGCGGCTGGTCACCAGCAACCCGAGCCCGCGCTATGTGGCGCGGGTGACCGCGGCGTTCAACAACAACGGTGCCGGCGTGCGCGGCGACATGCGGGCCGTGGTCAAGGCCGTCCTGCTCGACCCCGAAGCGCGCGCTGCCAACGCGGCGGCCGACCCTGGCTACGGCAAGCTGCGCGAGCCGGTGCTGCGGCTGAGCGCCTTTTTGCGCGCCTTCGGCGCCCGCTCGGCGAGCGGCAGCTATCTGATTGGCAGCACCGACAACCCGGGCTCGCAGCTGGGCCAGACGCCGATGCGCTCACCCTCGGTGTTCAACTTCTACCGCCCCGGCTATGTGCCGCCCAACACGCGGCTCGCCGAAGCCGGGCAGGTGGCGCCTGAAATGCAGATCACCCATGAAACGACCGTCGCCGGCTACGCCAACTTCATGCTCGACGTGGTGCGCAACGGTGTCGGTCAGCACGGCCTCGACTACCGCGCGCCCAAGCGCGATGTGCAGCTCGATTTCAGCCGTGAACTGCTGCTGGTCGAGAGGCCGGCGGAACTGGTCGAGCGGCTGAATCAGCTGCTGGTGTGCGGGCAGATGGGCGGCACGCTGCGCGACGAGATTCGCCAGGCGGTCGAAAGCATCCCGATCCCGGTCCTCAATGCGACCCGCACCAACCAGGAGGCGATCGACAAGGCCAAGGCGAAACGCGTGCAGGCCGCCGTGTTCCTGGCCCTGGTGTCGCCCGAATTCATCGCCCAGAAGTGA